The following coding sequences are from one Candidatus Binatia bacterium window:
- a CDS encoding type 1 glutamine amidotransferase domain-containing protein: protein MAKIAMIVADLFEDSEFRVPYDRLREAGHDITIIGSEAGKRIEGKKGQETVTADRAIAEVSADGFDAIVIPGGYSPDKLRMDPRMVAFTRAFFDAGKPVAAVCHAPWMLAEAGIARGRTVTSWPSIKTDLVNAGATWVDRTVVEDGNLITSRKPDDLQAFSDAILRHLDRAPATREPVAGRDRR, encoded by the coding sequence ATGGCCAAAATCGCAATGATCGTCGCGGACCTGTTCGAGGACTCGGAGTTTCGCGTCCCCTACGACCGGCTGCGAGAGGCCGGACACGACATCACCATCATCGGATCCGAGGCCGGAAAGCGGATCGAAGGGAAGAAGGGCCAGGAGACCGTCACGGCCGATCGCGCGATCGCCGAGGTCTCGGCGGACGGGTTCGACGCGATCGTCATTCCCGGCGGCTATTCGCCCGACAAGCTGCGCATGGACCCCCGCATGGTCGCCTTCACGCGCGCCTTCTTCGACGCCGGCAAGCCGGTCGCGGCCGTCTGCCACGCCCCCTGGATGCTCGCCGAGGCGGGAATCGCGCGCGGCAGGACCGTGACCTCGTGGCCTTCGATCAAGACCGACCTCGTGAACGCGGGGGCCACCTGGGTGGACCGGACGGTCGTCGAGGACGGGAACCTGATCACCTCGCGGAAGCCGGACGATCTGCAGGCCTTTTCCGACGCCATCCTTCGCCACCTGGATCGCGCGCCCGCCACGCGGGAGCCGGTCGCGGGCCGCGATCGGAGATAA
- a CDS encoding HAD-IA family hydrolase has protein sequence MPVSLLPYSLVIFDLDGVLVDSFQCWWRLLNGTLEAHGKHPLTQEEFSACWGQDVEADRRRFFPDWSVERLIGHYTREFPRYAEWIQPMEGAQETLAGLERAGKRIAVASNSPMAMVERLLELASLRAHVSWAAGVDLVAKGKPEPDLIEHVLREAGVAREEACYVGDSEFDARAARAARVHFIGYRREGDVRIESLRELVGGA, from the coding sequence GTGCCGGTTTCGCTCCTCCCCTACAGCCTCGTCATCTTCGACCTCGACGGCGTGCTCGTCGATTCCTTCCAGTGCTGGTGGCGGCTCCTGAACGGCACCCTGGAAGCGCATGGCAAGCATCCGCTCACGCAGGAGGAGTTCTCGGCCTGCTGGGGTCAGGATGTCGAGGCCGACCGCCGCCGCTTCTTCCCGGACTGGTCGGTGGAGCGGCTGATCGGGCACTACACGCGCGAGTTTCCCCGCTACGCGGAGTGGATCCAGCCGATGGAGGGGGCCCAGGAGACGCTCGCCGGCCTGGAGCGCGCGGGAAAGCGGATCGCGGTCGCGAGCAACTCCCCGATGGCGATGGTCGAGCGGCTCCTCGAGCTGGCGTCGCTGCGGGCGCACGTGAGCTGGGCCGCTGGGGTGGACCTGGTCGCGAAGGGAAAACCCGAGCCCGACCTGATCGAGCACGTGCTGCGCGAAGCGGGTGTCGCGCGGGAGGAAGCGTGCTACGTCGGCGATTCCGAATTCGATGCCCGCGCGGCCCGCGCGGCGCGCGTCCACTTCATCGGATACCGTCGTGAGGGGGATGTCCGGATCGAGTCGCTGCGGGAGCTGGTCGGCGGCGCGTGA
- a CDS encoding DUF6496 domain-containing protein, translating to MPSKATTQRARRDLKQGKKPSTAAGEFVREEMHHIREGKHGARSTKQAIAIGLSKARRSGVPLKPPRKGQASERTRQSAERAYEEGQGERTPRAPSPRRSQAARRALKREPHRAASRRALSSQARSAAKRRSHRAERP from the coding sequence ATGCCATCGAAAGCGACGACCCAGAGAGCCCGGCGCGATCTGAAGCAGGGCAAGAAGCCCTCCACCGCGGCGGGCGAGTTCGTTCGGGAAGAGATGCACCACATTCGCGAGGGAAAGCACGGAGCGCGCTCCACGAAGCAGGCGATCGCGATCGGGCTCTCGAAAGCGCGCCGATCCGGCGTGCCCTTGAAGCCTCCGCGCAAGGGACAGGCGAGCGAGAGGACCCGACAGAGCGCGGAGCGGGCGTACGAAGAGGGCCAGGGGGAGCGGACGCCCCGGGCTCCCTCGCCGAGACGCTCGCAGGCGGCGCGCCGGGCCCTGAAGCGGGAGCCGCATCGGGCCGCGTCGCGCCGGGCGCTCTCGAGCCAGGCTCGGAGCGCGGCGAAGCGGCGGTCTCACCGGGCGGAACGGCCCTGA
- a CDS encoding FAD/NAD(P)-binding oxidoreductase: MGATLILGAGFGGLACARALRARAPRDHRILLIDRSPLFVVGAAKTWVMIGERRADEVMKTRAALVPDGVELLREEVKRVDAAGRRVETDRGSHAGDHLVIALGAELDMAAVLGLDAAAHTFYTLDGAARIRQALESFQGGRLLLLVPRVPFACPPAPYEAAFVLHALLERRGIRGATQLDVVTVEKAPMTTAGPFMGRMIVGQLESRGIGFQAQKKVASVDAKARVVTFEDGSEAAYDLLLAVPPHRVPRILVEAGLAEAGGWVRVDPRTLEVPGAADVYAIGDSTVLALPGRFDPGAPPLALPKAGVFAAAEGEAVAARIASRITKGPEPAPFDGRGFCYVEMGGRRAMRAEGDFFAEPHPVMASREPSEEQYRDKVAWIEGWLRPQRV, from the coding sequence CCGAGCCCCTCGCGACCATCGCATTCTCCTCATCGACCGCTCGCCTCTGTTCGTGGTCGGCGCGGCGAAGACGTGGGTGATGATCGGCGAGCGTCGCGCCGACGAGGTCATGAAGACGCGCGCGGCGCTCGTGCCCGACGGGGTCGAGCTCCTGCGCGAAGAGGTGAAGCGCGTGGACGCCGCCGGGCGCCGCGTGGAGACCGACCGGGGCAGCCACGCCGGCGATCATCTCGTGATCGCGCTCGGCGCCGAGCTGGACATGGCCGCCGTTTTGGGCCTGGACGCCGCCGCGCATACCTTCTACACGCTGGACGGCGCGGCCCGCATCCGCCAGGCCCTCGAGTCGTTTCAGGGGGGCCGCCTTCTGCTCCTCGTGCCGCGCGTCCCCTTCGCGTGTCCTCCCGCCCCGTACGAGGCGGCCTTCGTGCTGCACGCGCTGCTGGAACGTCGCGGGATCCGGGGCGCCACGCAGCTCGATGTCGTCACCGTCGAGAAGGCGCCGATGACGACCGCCGGCCCGTTCATGGGACGGATGATCGTCGGCCAGCTCGAGTCGCGCGGCATCGGATTTCAAGCGCAGAAGAAGGTGGCGTCGGTCGACGCCAAGGCTCGGGTGGTGACGTTCGAGGACGGAAGCGAGGCGGCGTACGACCTGCTCCTCGCCGTGCCGCCGCATCGGGTCCCGCGGATCCTGGTGGAGGCGGGACTCGCCGAGGCCGGAGGCTGGGTGCGGGTGGATCCCAGGACGCTCGAAGTGCCCGGGGCCGCCGACGTGTACGCGATCGGTGATTCGACCGTGCTGGCGCTTCCCGGGCGCTTCGATCCCGGCGCCCCGCCGCTCGCGCTGCCGAAAGCCGGGGTCTTCGCGGCCGCCGAGGGGGAAGCGGTGGCGGCGCGGATCGCGTCCCGAATCACGAAGGGACCGGAGCCGGCACCTTTCGACGGCCGCGGCTTCTGCTACGTCGAGATGGGCGGGCGGCGCGCCATGCGCGCGGAGGGAGACTTCTTCGCGGAGCCGCATCCGGTGATGGCCTCGCGGGAGCCGAGCGAGGAGCAGTACCGGGACAAGGTGGCCTGGATCGAGGGTTGGCTCAGGCCGCAGCGGGTCTAG